In the genome of Raphanus sativus cultivar WK10039 chromosome 4, ASM80110v3, whole genome shotgun sequence, one region contains:
- the LOC108852028 gene encoding non-specific lipid transfer protein GPI-anchored 22-like, protein MAYNQNKQMLALCITLTIMFLGVRSDLNQDIKGCQDSMSDLYSCLPFVTNKAKAPDSTCCTTLKEKLDKGQTKRCLCTLVKDRDDPGLGFKVDANRAMSLPSTCHIPANISQCPDLLHLPPDSVAAKIFKQFTESSSQNVAPKAVSTGSSVKGRDKKQYGLVMAGAFSVWYLM, encoded by the exons ATGGCTtacaatcaaaataaacaaatgCTGGCTCTATGCATAACATTAACAATAATGTTTCTTGGTGTGAGATCAGATTTGAATCAGGACATAAAAGGGTGTCAGGATTCCATGTCTGATCTCTACTCTTGTCTTCCTTTTGTCACTAACAAAGCTAAAGCTCCAGACTCAACATGTTGCACAACACTCAAAGAAAAACTAGACAAAGGGCAGACCAAGAGATGTCTCTGCACTCTTGTCAAAGACAGGGATGATCCTGGTTTAGGGTTCAAAGTTGATGCCAATCGTGCAATGAGCCTCCCTTCCACTTGTCATATCCCTGCAAATATTTCACAATGCCCAG ACCTTCTACATTTGCCTCCAGATTCAGTAGCCGCTAAGATTTTTAAGCAATTCACTGAATCGTCCTCTCAGAATGTTGCACCTAAAG CTGTATCCACAGGTTCAAGCGTTAAAGGAAGAGATAAGAAGCAATATGGTCTAGTGATGGCTGGAGCTTTCTCAGTATGGTACTTAATGTAA